In the genome of Lysobacter sp. 5GHs7-4, the window CACCGACGGGCCTTACACCGAGTCCAAAGAGGTGGTGGGCGGTCTGTTCATCATCGAAGCGGACGACGCCGACGAAGCGCTGCGCATCGCCTCCATGCATCCGGCCGCCACGCTGGGCGAAGAATGCGGGTGGGTCGTCGAGTTGATTCCCATGGATTTCTATCTGGCTGGGTAACCGGCCCGCCGGTTCGCTAGAGTCGCAGGCATCCGCACTCGTCCGGTATTCCCACCCGATGCAACCGCCCGATCAGGATCTGGCCGACCGCGCGCCCGTTTGGGATGCGATGCAGTACTTCTGGATGGACACCGATCCGGCGCAGGTGTTGGCGGGTGCCGCCCGTACCTGTGCCGGATCCAATTACTCGCTTGACGAGTTGGAAGCGATCTACTGGAACGAGGTGCGGCCGGCGGTGGCGTTCAATCTGCGTGCGGGGCCCGCGCCGGAATGGGCGGGCTTCGAGCTGGAGTGGTTGACGCAGCGCATTCTGGCGAAGTCGCGCTACGGCCGGGGTCTGCCGTGGCGTTGGCTGCGTCCGGACACCGCGCATTGGTGGCGGGAGCTGCGCACCGCGGTGGTCGCCTGTCGAAGCGGCGCGGCTGGCTGAGCAGCGGCGGCGCGGCGCTCGTAACCTCGCGCCAGGTCAAGGCGCCTGCGCATAGGCGCTCACCCGAACCCAACACCGTCTTTGTATCCTCGCCACGCAGGATCGCTGGCGCGTTCTCTCGCACCGCGCCGATCCGCCGCGATGCCCGCGGCTCGCAGCCCCTCCCTGAGTCAGGAGCACGAGATGATCGCCAAGAACACCGTATGCCTGTGGTACGACCGCGGCGCCCTGGACGCCGCCACGTTCTATGCCGAAACTTTCCCCGACAGCCGGGTCGGCGCGGTCCATCATGCGCCCGGCGATTACCCCGACGGTAAGCAGGGCGATGTGCTGACGGTCGAGTTCACGGTGATGGGCATTCCGTGCCTGGGCCTCAACGGCGGGCCGGCGTTCAAGCACGACGAGGCGTTCTCGTTCCAGGTGGCGACCGACGATCAGGCCGAAACCGACCGGCTGTGGAACGCCATCGTCGGCAACGGCGGCCAGGAAAGCGCCTGCGGCTGGTGCAAGGACAAGTGGGGG includes:
- a CDS encoding VOC family protein, which encodes MIAKNTVCLWYDRGALDAATFYAETFPDSRVGAVHHAPGDYPDGKQGDVLTVEFTVMGIPCLGLNGGPAFKHDEAFSFQVATDDQAETDRLWNAIVGNGGQESACGWCKDKWGLSWQITPRALTEAFTDPDRAAAKRAFDAMMTMHKIDIATIEAARRG